One window from the genome of Salvia miltiorrhiza cultivar Shanhuang (shh) chromosome 7, IMPLAD_Smil_shh, whole genome shotgun sequence encodes:
- the LOC130994504 gene encoding ankyrin repeat-containing protein At5g02620-like — MVREVIRKKLYDAATLGDATTFQQLLQEDPYLLDVVSFPDSRNLLHIATRSGHASIVEEILRINQHLAWSLDSQKSSSLHIAAAKWTVEIASKLLAIAPQMCWLHDCHGMNPVHIAAMNGHVEILEEFIRHDRLPATEKVDHRQTVLHLCVKHGQLRVLHIESVILP; from the coding sequence ATGGTTCGAGAAGTAATTAGAAAAAAGCTTTACGATGCAGCAACACTAGGTGATGCAACAACGTTTCAACAACTACTCCAAGAAGATCCATATCTTCTCGATGTAGTTTCATTTCCCGATTCAAGAAATCTCCTCCACATAGCAACAAGAAGCGGACATGCATCCATTGTTGAAGAGATATTAAGGATCAACCAACATCTAGCCTGGAGTTTGGATTCCCAAAAATCGTCGTCTCTTCACATCGCAGCAGCAAAATGGACAGTCGAAATCGCCTCAAAATTGCTAGCAATCGCCCCTCAGATGTGTTGGCTGCACGACTGCCACGGCATGAATCCAGTTCATATTGCCGCCATGAATGGGCATGTTGAGATCTTGGAAGAGTTCATTCGACACGACCGTTTGCCTGCAACGGAGAAGGTGGATCACAGACAGACCGTCTTGCATTTGTGTGTGAAACATGGTCAGCTTAGAGTATTGCACATAGAATCCGTGATTCTGCCCTAA